In Candidatus Edwardsbacteria bacterium, the genomic window TTACATCGTCAAATAATATAACCCAGCTGTTAAGGAGGTAAGTTTTGGCATCCACCGCAGATTTCAGGACCGGCATGGCGCTGAATATAGACGGGGTATTGTTCTACCTGGTGGAGTTCCAGCACGTCAAGCCCGGAAAGGGCGGGGCTTTTGTCCGGACCAAGTTGAAGAACGTCAGGACCGGCGCGGTGATCGACCGTACCTACCGCTCCGGGGAATCGATAACCGAGGTCAGGCTGGAACGCCGCAAGATGCAGTATCTTTACAACGACGGCTCTACCTATAACTTGATGGACACCCAGTCCTACGAGCAGATGGAACTGCCCGAGGAGATGGTCCATGACATCAAGCTTTACTTCAAGGAGAACATGGAGGTCCAGGTGCTGATGAACAAGGAGGATGTTATCGGGGTTGAAGTGCCCATGTCGGTGGAATTGAAGGTGGTGCAGACCGATCCCGGTTTCAAGGGCGATACCGCCTCGTCGGTGACCAAGCCGGCCACTCTGGAGTCGGGGCTGGTGGCACAGGTCCCGCTATTCATCAACGAGGGAAACGTGCTTAAAATAGACACCCGTACCGGAAAATATTTGGAAAGAGTGTGATAGAAGATGGATCTTAAAAGAACCCTGGAACGGATGGTCAAGGAGAACGCCTCGGATCTCCATCTAAAGGCCGGGCTGCCTCCGGTGCTGAGGGTCGACGGTTTTCTGCGCCAGCTGGAGGAGCCTCCGCTGTCGCCGGAGGAACTGCGCCAGGTGGCCCTGCAGCTGATGCCCAAGGACCAGCAGCAGACGTTCGCCGATGAGAAGGAGCTGGACTTCTCCATGGGGGTGGCCGGGCTGGGCCGTTTCCGGGTTAACGTTTACATGCAGCGGGGCTCGGTGGCCCTGGCCATGAGGGCCATTCCCTTCAATATCAAGAAGGTGGACGAGCTGATGCTGCCGCCGATAACCAAGGAGCTGGCCCTCAGCAACCGGGGGCTGCTGCTGGTGACTGGCACCACCGGATCGGGCAAGTCCACCACCCTGGCCTCGATGTTGGAGTTCATCAACGAGACCGAGAACCGAAATATCATCACGGTGGAGGATCCCATCGAATTCATCTTCCGCGACAAGAAATCCCTGATCAGCCAGCGGGAGATAGGCACCGACACCAAGACATTCGCTGCCGCTTTAAAGCACGTGCTGCGGCAGGACCCGGATGTGATCCTGATAGGGGAGATCCGGGACAAGACCACCCTGTCCACCGCGTTGCAGGCGGCCGACACCGGGCACATGGTGTTCAGCACCCTGCACACTCTGAACGCTCCGGAGACCATCAACCGCATCATCTCCTTCTTCCCGCCGCACCAGCACGAACATATCAGGGTGTTGTTATCGGCCACCCTGGTGGGGGTCATCTCGCTTCGGCTGCTGCCCCGGGCCGACGGCAAGGGGCGGATCCCGGCGGTGGAGGTGATGATCAACAACCAGACCATCAGGGATTACCTGCTGGACCCGGTAAAGACCCTGGATATTCCCCAGCTGATCCAGGAGGGCAGCTCCCAGTACGGCATGCAGTCATTCGACCAGTCGATCATGAAGCATTACCGGGACGGCCTGATCACCTATGAAACCGCCATCCAGAGCGTCACCAATCCCGACGAATTCAAGCTCCGCTTAAGGGGCATCGAGTCCACCGATTCCCGGGGCTGGGATACTTTCGATCCTTCAACCACCAAGAAATAAAAAGCAGTGCAGATAGACGTAATTTTAACCCCCTCCGAGCTGAACGATATCAACCTGTCGGGCCGCTCGGCCACGGTGATAGATGTGCTCCGGGCCACCACCACCATGGTGGCCGCCCTGGATGCCGGGTGCCGCGACATCATTCCCTGTCCCAGCGTGGAGGAGGCCACCCGCCTGGCCGAGACCCTGGGCCGGGAGAACGTGATCCTGTGCGGGGAGCGCGAGGGCAACAAGATCAACGGCTTCGACCTGGGAAACTCCCCGCTGGAGTTCACCGAGCCGGTGGTCAAAAATAAGACCCTGCTGATGTCCACCACCAACGGTACCACGGTCATCTCCCGGGCCAAGCCGGCGGCGGCGCTTTCCATTGCCGGGTTTTTGAACGCCGGGGCGGTGGCCGGATTTCTGATCTCCGGCGGCGGCGACATTCTGCTGATCTGCTCCGGCAAGCTGGGGCGATTCTCTCTGGAGGATATGCTCTGCGCCGGACTGCTGGCCGGGCTGGTCTGGGAAGGCAATCCGGAGGCCACCCTTACCGATGGCGCCAGGATGGCCATCTCCCTTTATAAAAAGGAGGGGAAATCCCTGCTGAAGGCCTTCAAGCAGAGCCAGCACGGCGAGTATCTGGTCTCCTTGGGCTACCTGGAGGATCTGAAATATGCCTCCCAGCTGGATATATCCAAAACCGTACCGGTCTTCAAGGACGGCCGGATAATGAAATCATAGCGCAAAGCACTTGATGAAAGCGGATAGCAAGACAAAAAAAGAGGCTAAAATAAGCCGTAGCCGGGAGATATTCGGGCTGTCGGTGATGATCCTGGGCCTGTTCCTGCTGGTGGGCCTGGTTTCTTTTTCCGGAAGCGACAGCCACCAATGGCAACAGGAATGGGCCAGGGCCAACTGGGGCGGGCCGCTGGGCGATATGCTGTCCTACGGCGTAGTGCATCTGCTGGGCTATGCCGGCTTCATGCTGACGGTGCTGTTGCTGATCTGGGGCTGGATCTGGCTGAGGCATAAGGTCCTGGGACGCTCCATGATCAACAGCCTGCTGTTGCTGATTTTCACCCTGCTGTGCCTGGCCACTTTGGGCCTGTTGCAGGTTCCGTACTATACCGGCTCCTTGGCCGGCGGCGGTTTGTTTGGCACTTTTTTATCAGATCTGGCCCGCAATATCTTCGGCCCGGTGGGCTGCTGGCTGATAATCTCCGGTCTTTTTTTGATCCTGTTGCTGGTGGGGACCGAGGTCAATTTTCAGCACTGGCTCAACATCGCGGTCAAGCCGGTCAAGGACGGGCTTAAAAAGGCCAAGGATGCCCCCAAGGGATTAACCTTTAAAAAGAAGCCGGCGCCAAAGGTGGAGGAGCCGGATGATTCGGAAACAGAGGATGAAGAGCCGGCCAAGACGATAAAGCAGGCCCACTCCAAGGAACAATCCAAGTTCAAGGCCGAGCCCAAACTCCGGCTTACCAAGCTGGGCAAAGATTACCAGAGCCGCCTGTTGGCGTTGCTGGAGGACGAC contains:
- a CDS encoding 2-phosphosulfolactate phosphatase, whose amino-acid sequence is MQIDVILTPSELNDINLSGRSATVIDVLRATTTMVAALDAGCRDIIPCPSVEEATRLAETLGRENVILCGEREGNKINGFDLGNSPLEFTEPVVKNKTLLMSTTNGTTVISRAKPAAALSIAGFLNAGAVAGFLISGGGDILLICSGKLGRFSLEDMLCAGLLAGLVWEGNPEATLTDGARMAISLYKKEGKSLLKAFKQSQHGEYLVSLGYLEDLKYASQLDISKTVPVFKDGRIMKS
- a CDS encoding type IV pilus twitching motility protein PilT, giving the protein MDLKRTLERMVKENASDLHLKAGLPPVLRVDGFLRQLEEPPLSPEELRQVALQLMPKDQQQTFADEKELDFSMGVAGLGRFRVNVYMQRGSVALAMRAIPFNIKKVDELMLPPITKELALSNRGLLLVTGTTGSGKSTTLASMLEFINETENRNIITVEDPIEFIFRDKKSLISQREIGTDTKTFAAALKHVLRQDPDVILIGEIRDKTTLSTALQAADTGHMVFSTLHTLNAPETINRIISFFPPHQHEHIRVLLSATLVGVISLRLLPRADGKGRIPAVEVMINNQTIRDYLLDPVKTLDIPQLIQEGSSQYGMQSFDQSIMKHYRDGLITYETAIQSVTNPDEFKLRLRGIESTDSRGWDTFDPSTTKK
- the efp gene encoding elongation factor P; this translates as MASTADFRTGMALNIDGVLFYLVEFQHVKPGKGGAFVRTKLKNVRTGAVIDRTYRSGESITEVRLERRKMQYLYNDGSTYNLMDTQSYEQMELPEEMVHDIKLYFKENMEVQVLMNKEDVIGVEVPMSVELKVVQTDPGFKGDTASSVTKPATLESGLVAQVPLFINEGNVLKIDTRTGKYLERV